The nucleotide sequence GGCATCGACCTCGATGCGGCACGATGGCTGATCGACGACCTCGGCTGCGCCGTGATCGGCTCGGACACGTCCACGGTCGAGCAGATCCCCTCGACGGCGCCGGGGAACCCTCACCCCGTTCACGAGTTCGCACTGCGGAACCGTGGCGTGCACCTTCTCGAGAACGCCTACCTGGAAGACCTCGCCGCCGACGGTGTGTACGAGTTCGCGCTCGTCTGCCTGCCGCTGAAGATCGCGGGAGCCACCGGCTCCATGGTCCGTCCGGTGGCGATCGCGTGACGTGCTCGGCCCTCCCGGGCGCGGGGGATCGATCGACCGCGCCCGCTCGTGTGCTGCCTTCCTGGCTCGTGGTCGCCGATGACGTCACGGGAGCACTCGACTCGGCAGTCGGATTCGCGGGAGCGGGCGTCGTCGAGTACGGGGTGACCGCGCCGGCCTCGGCCGACGTCGCCGCAGTCAGTACCGGATCACGCGCGATGGCCTCGCCTCCTGTCGCGCTTCCGGCCGGGGTTGATCCCGCGCGGTTCGAGCGCCTCTACATCAAGATCGACTCGACTCTCCGAGGCTGGCCACGCGAACACGTCGAGGCGGTCATGACCCACTGGCACCCGGGGTCCACGGCCATCATCTGCCCGGCCGCACCAGCACTGGGCAGGATCGTGCGGAACGGTCGCGTCTACGTCGACGACGAGCCCGCCAGTCTGTCCGCGGCGGGCCGCGATCCGATCTCTCCGGCGCGTGCGGATCTGCTGACGGACCTCTTCGGGGCGGCTCTGATCCCGGTGTCAGCGCTTCCCGGCGCGATCGGACGAGTTCCGGCGGTCGTGGTCGACGCCGCGACCGATGCCGATCTGGACGCCATCGCCGCCATCGTCGCCACCGCGGGACCGAAGGCCGTCGCCGTCGGTTCGGCCGGTCTCTCCGCAGCCCTGGGCCGGACGTTCCCGCGTCGGCCGTCCCGGCTCGGGCGAGTCGAAGACGTGATGCTCGTCGTCACGTCCGTGCATCCGGTGACTCGGGTTCAGGTCTCCGAGCTCGACCCGGGCGCGCTCGTCGTTCTCCCTCCGCAGCTGGACGATGAGCGCATCACGCACGACGACGCCCTTCGGACCGCGCGCTCCACCGCGACGCGGGGAGCGGAGCTCCTGCGCTCCAAGCCGGGTGCGGCCGTGATCGTCGTCGGAGGCGACGGCACGGACTCCTTCCTTTCAGCCGTGGGCGCCGAGGGCATAATCGTGAACGGCGCCCTCCTGCCCGGTGTCCCTTTCGGTCGGGTCCGTGGTGGTCCGGCCGAGGGAACCATCATCGTCACCAAGTCCGGAGGCTTCGGCACTCCCGACACTCTAAACGACCTCATCCACATCCTGACCGAGGAGACCCCGAAATGACGCTTCCCACCCTGGCTCTCACCCTCGGCGACGTCGCCGGGATCGGCCCGGAGATCACCGCGAAGACCCTGCTGCTACACCCCGACCTGCGGCGGCGCGCGCGTCCGGTCGTGATCGGCGACGCCGACGCGATGCGACGGGGCATGAGCTTCGCGGGCCTCGATCCCGAGCGCCTGCTCGTGATCGACGATCCGCGCGCCGCCCGCAACGACCCGGAGACGATCGAGCTCGTCCAGACCGGTCCGTCGCTCGCCGACGTGACGGTGGGCCAGCTGAGCGAGGCCGCGGGAGACGGCGCCTACCGCTTCGTGGTCGAGGCGTGCTCGCTGGTGAAGTCCGGCCGCGCCGACGCCATCGTCACCGCCCCACTCAACAAGGCGGCCATGCATGCAGCGGGCCACGACTTCGCGGGGCACACCGAACTGCTGGCGCACGAGTTCGGCGTGACCGACTTCAGCCTGGTGCTGTCGGCCGACGACCTCTACGTGTTCCACCTCACGACGCACGTGTCGCTGCGACAGGCGATCGAGGATGTCACCCCGGAGCGCACCGGTCAGGTGATCCGCCTCGCCCACGGTCTCGCGCGCGCGCTCGGCCGCCCCGACGAGACGATCGCCGTCACCGGGCTCAACCCGCACGCCGGCGAGAATCGTCTCTTCGGCGACGAGGACGCCGACATCCTGCTGCCCGCCATCGAGAGAGCGCGGGCCGAGGGCATTCCGGTCGACGGCCCCATCCCGGCCGATGCGCTCTTCCCCGCCGCCATGCGTCGCGGCCGCTGGAAGCTCCTCGTCGCCTGCTACCACGACCAGGGGCACGCTCCGTTCAAGTCCGTCTA is from Frondihabitans australicus and encodes:
- a CDS encoding four-carbon acid sugar kinase family protein, whose translation is MVADDVTGALDSAVGFAGAGVVEYGVTAPASADVAAVSTGSRAMASPPVALPAGVDPARFERLYIKIDSTLRGWPREHVEAVMTHWHPGSTAIICPAAPALGRIVRNGRVYVDDEPASLSAAGRDPISPARADLLTDLFGAALIPVSALPGAIGRVPAVVVDAATDADLDAIAAIVATAGPKAVAVGSAGLSAALGRTFPRRPSRLGRVEDVMLVVTSVHPVTRVQVSELDPGALVVLPPQLDDERITHDDALRTARSTATRGAELLRSKPGAAVIVVGGDGTDSFLSAVGAEGIIVNGALLPGVPFGRVRGGPAEGTIIVTKSGGFGTPDTLNDLIHILTEETPK
- the pdxA gene encoding 4-hydroxythreonine-4-phosphate dehydrogenase PdxA encodes the protein MTLPTLALTLGDVAGIGPEITAKTLLLHPDLRRRARPVVIGDADAMRRGMSFAGLDPERLLVIDDPRAARNDPETIELVQTGPSLADVTVGQLSEAAGDGAYRFVVEACSLVKSGRADAIVTAPLNKAAMHAAGHDFAGHTELLAHEFGVTDFSLVLSADDLYVFHLTTHVSLRQAIEDVTPERTGQVIRLAHGLARALGRPDETIAVTGLNPHAGENRLFGDEDADILLPAIERARAEGIPVDGPIPADALFPAAMRRGRWKLLVACYHDQGHAPFKSVYGDDGVNITVGLPAVRVSVDHGTAFDIAGTGSANEASMLLSCERAAELAPGWGAVVEALQEPRGRVSR